The Tursiops truncatus isolate mTurTru1 chromosome X, mTurTru1.mat.Y, whole genome shotgun sequence DNA segment CTTCTCTTCAGCCCCCAGGGCTTGATTTAGTGGCATGGGCTTTAAGATTACTGGTTGTCTTTAGCCtttcaaacaaatatttctgCAGTCTCTACTGCTCATTTGGAACTGAACACAAACTCCTACTTACCAATTTATAGAAGTCTGATATACCCAACCAGATTCCAGGAAAAATGCCCTTTACTTCTCTGTACAACCCCTCATTGTGCCTCAGACAGAACTGGCATAATTTAAGGGCCAAGCTCCAGAGTCATATTGTctgagtttgaatcttggctctgcacCTAAAGCTGAGTAACCTTAGGTACGTTCTTTAAACTCTGtgtgcctcagcttcttcatttggGGAGAATATTTACCTCATGAGGTGGTTGTGGGGATTAAGtgagtaaatatatgtaaagtgctgtATGCCTGGTGTACAGTAAGCATTTCACAACTAGCTATTCTGATAAGGAGAAGAATTGACCAAAAAACTGGTGACCCCAGTTCCTGAATCATTAACATTTGATGGGCTCTATGCTCCAAGCCTTAATCCTGCCCTTttatgtgtttttcattttcttgtaccTAGGTCCCCACTCTGATGATGGACACCCAGTTCTCTGAGTTCACACCGGACATTACTCCCATCATGCTTGCTGCCCACACCAACAACTACGAAATCATCAAATTGCTCGTCCAAAAACGGGTCACTATCCCCCGGCCCCACCAGATCCGCTGCAACTGTGTGGAGTGTGTGTCCAGTTCAGAGGTAGACAGCCTGCGCCACTCCCGCTCCCGGTTGAACATCTATAAAGCGCTGGCAAGCCCCTCACTCATCGCCTTATCAAGCGAGGACCCCATCCTAACTGCCTTCCGCCTGGGCTGGGAGCTCAAGGAGCTCAGCAAGATGGAGAATGAGTTCAAGGCTGAGTATGAGGAGCTCTCCCAGCAGTGCAAGCTCTTTGCCAAAGACCTGCTGGACCAGGCTCGGAGCTCCCGGGAACTGGAGATCATCCTCAACCATCGAGATGACCACAGTGAAGAGCTTGACCCTCAAAAGTACCATGACCTAGCCAAGCTGAAGGTGGCCATCAAATACCATCAGAAAGAGGTAAGCTGAGCTCTTCTCTGCTTTTGGGGACGCTTAAGCCCTCCAGAGTCCAGAGCAGGAGACCAACAAGAGTCAGCATTTTCCTACCACTTAGCTCTCCACCAAACAAATGGTTAGACAGGCTTCAAAAACAGTGAGGCCCATATTTATCCAAGGCACATACAACCTCTGCGTATTTTCTTTATGGCCAGATAAGTAGGGAAAAATCTGATTCTATGATGGGAAAGCACTCATTCATTGAGCAAATGCTTATTTAGCACTGTTTTAGGGGTTTGGGATACAGAAAACAAGTATACCCCTGCCTTCACGGAGCTTACAAGCTAGTGGTGGACAGTAAGTAAATGATCACATTAgtgaaatatataattacaaactAACATCAGGCTCTGAGGAAGAACTTCTGagaacacataaaaaggatcctACCCTATATACCGGGGCCATGGCAATAGTGATCACAAAGGGCTTGCTGTCTGGATGCTGGTAGTTGTTGACAGAACTAAGTCCTTGGTAGCCCCTCAGCAAGAAAGCTGAGACGTACATTTGAAAGATGGAGTCACACAGAGGGTGTGTGGTTCTGCAGAAGGCTgagtccactgcattggcaggcagattctcaaccactgcgccaccagggaagccctgttctatgCCATCTTATCAAACAATTTGGGGGAGCCTTCTAGCAGGCCTCATTTAGCTCTCTAAGGAGGAAGCATGGTAGAAAGAGCAGGGACTTTGGAGCCAGAGCAACTGAGGATGGAATAGCCTTCAGCTGTACAACCTGAAGAAAGTCCCTCAAATTTCAGGACATTAGTCTTCtcataaaatggagatgacaatAGTTCCTCCATTTCATAGgactattatgaaaataaatgtactttaaTGTCCATTTCCATCTCTCTTCCAATGCTACCTGGAGTCAGATTCAAATGGGTTGAACCGAGAAGTGCTTGCTGTCTGAAGGGCAACGAGCAGCGCCATCCCTTCATGGGTCCAGGCTCTGAGGCAAATCACATGTGTGCTCACCTGGTCCCTTTctctcagacaagaaaaaaaaaaaaactacccctCTGAAATGAGGCAGAAATGAGTACTGGGGCAACCTCGAAGGGgataaaatatgacaaaagagCCACATGGAGATTTAACGGCTCCATGGGGGAGACAGGAAATGGATAGACCCACCCCTGAGTCTCCTTATCCTGTTTTTGCAACTACTTGCTTTAAGTAATTTCATTAAGCCTGAAGTTACTCAACCTCACTTTTCTCTTCTGAAAGATAGGGATAATAGGAGTACTTACCCCCCTAGAGAAATATAAAGTTTAAACAAAACAGGTAATATGCTCATGCATAGCACAAGATTCAGCATATattaggcattcaataaatattacctgctactattattcatttttattgttacaCACAGGGGACCCAGGGTATATGATCTGATTCTGTGTACTAAAATTGTAGGTAATAGATACAGCAATGGCCATCCCCTCCCttaccccttcctctctcttgccACCCTACTGTTGATATGTAGTAGCAGTTGTGTTAAGTTGTCTGCTATAAGGTCTAATTgacttttcttcagttttatataCGTGTATATTTCCATTAATGATGTACATTATGATTTCAGTGTGGTTTTCACTTTACATAAATTGTTATaatactgtaagaaaaaaaataacaagtatgTTTAGAATACGAATTGCTTCCAGATGACAAAATGGTTAATGGGAATAGAAGTGTTAAAAACGGATATTGCAGAATACAACTAAAGTTTGCATTCCTTCCCTCACTAGATAGCAGATAAACTCCATAATTGTAGGGCCTCATCCCCCTGAAAACTGacaaagtatttattttcaaacAGTTTCATTACAATATTTCATCAATTTTGCATTGGTAGATCATCTACCAGTTACTTTATCATTTGATCCCTTCTGCTCCTATAATCATCATTTGCCAGTTTCAGTTTCTGCTCCATTTGGAAACCATTGTGATGACTTCCTCACTCTCCTGGGGATCTGCTTAGCATATGACCATGGAGTCATCCTTGGGTTCTACATTCACTGCCCTCCAGCCCTCATTAAGCTTCTCATCATTTTTTCCCTCATGTTTTAGcccttttacttttctaaaattttgtcctCCATGTCCcttatttcataatttctcttATTACTGTTATTACAGAATATCTCCATGTTTCTATATGTTCATGTGATATATTTCTTATCTATCATTAGACCAACCTGAATGTGGCAAAGGTTTATATTTCCTTTTGCTCTCTCAATTAAACATCAGAGATTCCAAAGTTGGTCTCAGAGTCTATTCGCTGTGTACATTAAAGTGGAAAGGatcatttgttttattgtggtaaactatacataacacaaaatttaccattttaaccatttttaaaatatacagttcagtgccattaagtacattcatgttgtGCAATCATGACCACTAGGAGTCATTTTTTTGAAGACGGGCAAGTTTTGGGtgtctactttttctttcaaTAGTGAGCCCATACAATTAGAGTTTCATATTTTGCAGACCACATTATTTTCAATCCGTAACACTGGCAAAGTAGCATCTTTTAGCTATTAAAATTATGGCTATTCAGCAGTAACACAAAGGTAATCCAAAAAGCACTGTATTTATGCAGAGATCAACAATTTTAGGTCTGGTGGTACTCACTCATCATTGTGAATCAAATCAATGAGAACTTTGGAATTTGACAGACTGAGCTGTTTCAGTCAGACCACATCAAACTTCAACTCCAGGTTTGCAGCAAATGCAGCAAGGATAATGAGTGACTGTCAACTTCAATGTCAAtgatttcatgaaaaataatataccCTCATAGAGCCACATAAACTCAAATATGGCCCAAAGTTTAGTCCCATGGCCAGAGACTTCagaattattttagaatttacaTATTTAGTTCCACATTTCCTAAGACAAGTTAtctctttttgttgttcttgttttttttgttgttggtgattattaatatactttattatttgtttaacatctttattggagtataattgctttacaatgatgtgttagtttctgctttataacaaagtgaatcagctatacatatacctatatcaccaaatctcctccctcttgtgtctccctcccactctccctatcccacccctttaggtggtcacaaagcacctagctgatctccctgtgctacgcggctgcttcccactagctatctgttttacattcggtagtatatataagtccatgccactctaacttcgtcccagcttacccttccccctccccgtgtcctcaagtccattctctatgtctgcatctttactcctgtcctgcccttaggttcttcagaaccttttttttttaattccatatatatgtgttagcatacggtatttatttttctctttctgacttacttcactctgtatgacagtctgtaggaacagtatggaggttccttaagaaactaaaaatagaactaccgtatgacccagcaatcccactgctgggcatataccctgagaaaaccataattcaaaaagagtcatgtaccacaatgttcattgcagctctatttacaatagccaggatatggaagcaacctaagtgtccatcgacagatgaatggataaagaagatgtggcagatacatacaatggaatattacccagccataaaaagaaaagaaattgggttatttgtagtgaggtggatggacctagacaagTTATCTTAACAATGACCACAGATAAATTTTAGTTTAGTTTCTCTTCTGAATTGTAACTTCATTTCTGCTAAAGAACTCTGTAATCCTTCCCAACCTGTgaattatagattttttaaatctgtggtTCCATTGAGTCTCAAATGAGTATAGTCTCTAATTTTCTCTATTCAAATCCACATGTCAAGTTTAAGACTGAATACTCTCACCTTGAACAAATCAGCAATGTCCTTATTTTAGGGgtgtttttgttatttcaagTTTAGTGTGTTTGGATAAGAAGCAGAGTCCTGTGAGTTACGGAGGTTCTAATAATTCAGGTATCTCTGAGCACTTCATTCTCAGAAGCTCTTGATCCAAGGAAGCAGACTGAtaagttttttcaataaatatccaTAATCTAGCCattaaaaaagtgaaacataCACACAGTGCTTAAGGCCACAAGCATAAAAAAGGTCACGAGCATTGATCATCAATTCTCATCATACAAACTCCTTTTGTAGAATGTGAtggacacaaataaacaaatgaaaactaacTTTATCCTTCTATTATATCTATAGCAAATGAACTCAGCTTTGCTACATTAGATAAAATTCCTCAGATTCCTTGAAGGCATATACTTTATGTGTGcttactcatcaagaaaaatatattcacatcTTAAGTGAGTCACACTCCAGGGTCTGGTGGAACACATTCAATTTGAGGGTTGCATGTTACGAGCCCCTAAAAAATTGGAGACACTTTCTTAAAGGTGTCTAGACTTTTCTAGATGACCTTCAGGCCCTTAAGAAGGCTAGACAAGAATTATCTCCCAGGACCAGAATTATTCAAAGGAGAAACAACCTGTAGATGGGAATGGGACAACtaagcaaaaacagaaattttgtcttctttttcataCTTGATTACATGCTTGATTCCAGTTGGACCATGGGGGTCTATCTTCAAGAATAGATAGGTTTCTTCTCAGTGTCTATACTCAGAGCAGGAAAAAGCAGATACACCACTTCTCCACTTTCTAGTGTCATGTCTGCTGACACCCTGTTCAGTCTTCTTTCAAAGCTTGCTGTGATTCCAGCAGGGCAGAAATTCCCAGTACAAATCGAAATTTTCTCAACAGGTGGAGATATTATAAGGGAGGAACATTAGAGATTCCTTCATCAGGTGAAAGTACCCAAAGATAAGCCTGCTCACATCAAAAGTTGCAAACAGACAATATGTCTCTACGTCTCTTAAACCTTGAGCTAAAAAGCtttattcaaaaaaacaaaatatttttctctataaaatgagCTGCAACACAACTGATTTTCCAAAACTGGAAGTTAGGAGTTGccaatattaaaaatttagaagataATGGTTTCAAGAAAAGCCAATGTTTCCCCAAGTTTAAGTaagaataaaactatttaaaaatgatcAGTATTGCCAGAATTTATCATCTAGAGGCATGTGTATTTATGTTTTCAACAACAGATTTTGTTAATGGCATCTTTGATTAAAGGAATCTGAAACACTGAAGTTGTGTTTCCTACCTGTGACTCCCTAGTCTACTTTACATGAATACttgtgttaaattaaaaaatacctcttGAGATGCTTTCAGCATTTTACTAGGGTCTTTAAGACGAAATTGTGACAAGGGGTAAAGAGTTCAGTGGTTTTCCTTACCTTGCTAAAATGCAGTTTCATTCTTCAGAGGTATAAATGGAGATCACCTTCAAAGACTCTTTATTACCCTGAAGAGATGTGACACTTGAGACCCATGGATAATTGTATCTGTCAATACAAATAGCTCCCAAATAACTTCAGGAACTAaaggttattttttctttttttttagggttttttggttggttggttggctggTTTGTGAGCTAACGATTACACAGtcagaagaaaaacaagttttaaatgagGGGTAGGGtccttgaaaaaaataagacGTATACCCTAGGTGAAATGGCTAAATACCACTAGTCTATTAAGATATGGCTGTCAATACAAGAACACAATAGTCAGCTTTgctgtaaaaaataaatctagttgGATAATAGTGGGTTAATAATGTGCAGAGTTACATAACTTCCTCAGGAACAAAATCTTAGccttaaatggaatataattcactATTTCTTGAAAGGTggctttttcattgttgttttttcctCATTACTATTCCTAGAAGAACTGAGTAGGCTCCCAAGAAGAAGTTAActtggtgggggaaaaaaagctcaaaagaatgaaacaaaaactgattcCAACTATAAGTTCGACATCGAGTAAAATAAGGAAGCTCTAATCTCTTAGAAAACAGGTATAAAACTATTGGATAATCCTTACATGTCACATAGATTTTCAGGTATTTTCATATAGACATTTTTCAGCTATTCCTAAAAAGTTCTGATTTCATGTATTCTTTCCCATTGTCAGATATATCAACCAAAGTCTTTGAAAACTATATCATTTTGTGTGTTCCTTATTACCATTGAAGGTAGGCAAAAAAGTTATAACTATCATTTGACAAACAGGAAAGAACTATATTTCAGAGATGTGTTAAGACTATCTATCTGACAAAGCCAGAAGAACTTCAGATTCCTGGTATAATACTTTCTCTGAGTATATTCCACCTTCTGTTGAGAGGAGTTCTTTTATGCTGGTTTGGTAGCCTCCAAATTCACCAACAGGTAATTTAAGATGACCCCAAGTTCTTTGATTTGTGAATGAAAGTTTATTAGTTAAAATTTGTTAAAACACGTAACAATAAAATGGTATGGACCAATAGCTAATAAGGACTATATTCAGTTATAATCTAATAACTAGCAGTAATCATCATAAGAAtacaactaaaaaataataaaaaataaaaaaagaatgcaacttATGTAGTTACAACTTCCCACACATTTAGCCAAAGCACACAGGGATGAAGAATTAGATGCTTCCTAATTCACTGCAATCTACCAGCCTATCTCCCTTAGTTTTCACACCTAAATTTGTCTTAGAATGGTGAGCCTATCCCCCTCTCTATCCCTCCATGCCATACAAGAATTGACTTTGGTGTTGTTCTCAGGAAGATCCAGAAAAGTTTGGATAAAGGACTGGAGGGGAGACACAGGATTCCAATCAGAGGTATCCAATCAGTGGACTGCCAAGTTAGTTAATCCATCTTCCTCTAACTGGGCTTTTAAGTGCATGACCTGTGTCAATTGCCAACCAATTATTTCTATCAATATTAACAACTTAGGGTTGTCTAATTTGCGTATGACAAAAACAAGGCTTGGTTCATAAATGCAATTAGGAACTAACTCTACACCACGGTTTTCCACCATAAACTGCATAACTGTTGACGACTtgttacttttcttctctctcctaaaAATACCTTCCCTACTAGCTCTTATTCCTAAGTATGTTCTTACTTCCTGCACTTATTTCTTATCACTATTAACTTTACTTTTAATTCTGTTCTGTAAGAGCAAACATACTTAATACAACAATCCATTGCTTGGAGCAAGGTAACAATCTTAACAATTCAAAAACATATAATCACACAATCAAAGCAAACATTGCAATATATTTTATCTAATCCCAAGGTGCCATTATAGTATAATCTTTCCAGGTGAACCCATCTAGCCAAGAGGCTAGATAGTTCCACATATTACACTGTTGTAGCACCTTCCCGTTTGACACCTAAGGACCATGTTGACTATTACGTGTTTTATAGGCTGGTTCAAGCTTTATCTTGTTTCAATGTCTGGAGTAGTCTCACAGATTTCTTTTGACGTATTTTGATGACTTGCTTGAGTAAGTATGGTTGATTGTGTTCTCTCATTACTACTAACAATTTTAACAGGCTCACTAATCTGTTGTGGAATTGTTATGAAGTCCATATTCTAGAGTTCTACTTGGAAGAATAGCTACCCTTCAGTATCCATCTTATTTGAGGTGTACCAGatctttccatttacagttaaattGCTCATCAAATAGAATTCATAGCAGATTGATGTTCTCTCCTTGGATATGTTTCCTGATCTTGCACAAGTATTTATGCCTTGAGTTTCATTTTGACACAAAGTTATAGCTCTATTTCCTGAAGTCCAAATTTCTAGTGGAGAGTGTATATCTTCCCTGACTGTTTCTAAACCTTTAATTAAAGCATAGATTCTATCTTTTAACTTTTATCCAGGTACTCTGTTATTCTTCTTCTTGGTTGCTACATATATAGATTTCCTTATTTAACTCTAATCACtatttttccttataaaactGCTCCTATTGGAATGGTGGGATAAATggttacttcttgttttcccaCTGCTCTATTTAGGTTAATCGGCATAGTTCCTTTGCACTGCATCTATTATTTACCACTTTGGACATAGTGTATAGAGTGGCCTACCCTGGGCAAGTAAGGCTCAGTTTGTCCAGTTATTGCAGCAGTAAAGTCCCTCAATCTGCTGTCTGGTATGGCTTGTAATTATCCACAGTAGTTGCTTGtaatataacttttatttctactCTTTGTGTCTTTGTTCACCCCTCTAAGTCTCCTGGATTCTCACCTACTCTATCAATCTTCCCA contains these protein-coding regions:
- the TRPC5 gene encoding short transient receptor potential channel 5, which encodes MAQLYYKRVNYSPYRDRIPLQIVRAETELSAEEKAFLSAVEKGDYATVKQALQEAEIYYNVNINCMDPLGRSALLIAIENENLEIMELLLNHSVYVGDALLYAIRKEVVGAVELLLSYRRPSGEKQVPTLMMDTQFSEFTPDITPIMLAAHTNNYEIIKLLVQKRVTIPRPHQIRCNCVECVSSSEVDSLRHSRSRLNIYKALASPSLIALSSEDPILTAFRLGWELKELSKMENEFKAEYEELSQQCKLFAKDLLDQARSSRELEIILNHRDDHSEELDPQKYHDLAKLKVAIKYHQKEVS